A stretch of Shewanella dokdonensis DNA encodes these proteins:
- the rsxC gene encoding electron transport complex subunit RsxC, with protein MKQLSNTRPIQRLAPASEYLLPLPQVGETAVLAVKPGQRVLKGQPLTRGVSAMYLAVHAPTSGTITTIEPKPSNHPSALPILTCVLQADGLDESVIFNNASGPLSHEQILQRIRDAGIAGMGGAMFPSHIKLNPASKIKLLIINGVECEPYITADDRLMREQASAILKGVALMQQLLQPEAIIVAIEDNKPAAAQAMEQALATVSLSRCRIQVIPTKYPSGGEKQLIHILTGQEVPSGAIPAHLGIVVQNVGTAFAIQQAVYQGLPLLERVITVTGSNTTTPGNYWIPIGTPVRHILEQTGFKATPDSKVIVGGPMMGYTLATVDVPVLKGTNCLLLPQPEELATAAQERSCIRCGECAQVCPVALLPQQLYWHAKAAEYDKAESFHLKDCIECGCCSYVCPSDIPLVQYYRVAKAAIRKNREDKLHAEHAKKRFEARSLRLEQEKQERASKAQEAAAKRKSVMSGDEKDTVAAALARVKAKPGRQKHN; from the coding sequence ATGAAACAACTGTCGAATACTCGTCCCATTCAGCGACTAGCACCTGCAAGCGAATATCTGTTGCCATTACCACAAGTAGGCGAAACAGCCGTGTTAGCCGTTAAACCGGGGCAACGGGTATTGAAAGGACAGCCCCTAACACGTGGCGTTTCTGCCATGTATCTGGCAGTACATGCTCCAACCTCCGGCACCATTACCACGATTGAGCCAAAGCCCAGTAACCACCCATCGGCCTTACCAATACTGACGTGTGTCTTACAAGCCGATGGACTTGATGAATCAGTCATCTTCAATAATGCCTCTGGCCCATTAAGCCATGAACAGATATTGCAGAGAATTCGTGACGCAGGTATTGCCGGTATGGGCGGTGCTATGTTTCCAAGCCACATCAAACTCAATCCTGCTAGCAAGATTAAGTTGCTGATCATTAACGGTGTGGAGTGCGAGCCTTATATCACCGCCGATGACAGATTGATGCGGGAACAAGCCAGCGCCATTCTGAAGGGTGTGGCATTAATGCAGCAATTGCTGCAACCGGAAGCCATTATTGTCGCTATTGAAGACAATAAACCCGCAGCGGCACAGGCGATGGAGCAAGCCTTAGCCACCGTGAGCTTAAGTCGATGTCGCATTCAAGTCATTCCAACCAAATACCCTTCTGGTGGTGAAAAACAGCTGATCCACATTCTTACCGGTCAGGAAGTGCCTTCCGGCGCAATTCCGGCGCATTTAGGCATTGTGGTGCAGAATGTCGGTACGGCTTTTGCGATTCAGCAAGCGGTATATCAAGGGCTGCCACTGCTTGAGCGGGTTATTACGGTCACCGGCAGCAATACAACAACACCTGGCAACTACTGGATCCCCATAGGGACTCCCGTTCGTCACATTCTTGAACAGACAGGGTTTAAGGCTACACCTGACAGTAAAGTGATTGTCGGCGGCCCGATGATGGGTTACACCCTAGCAACGGTTGATGTGCCCGTCTTGAAAGGCACTAACTGCCTGTTGTTGCCACAGCCGGAAGAACTCGCTACGGCAGCGCAGGAGCGCTCCTGCATCCGTTGTGGCGAATGTGCACAAGTGTGTCCGGTAGCCTTGCTGCCACAACAACTGTATTGGCATGCCAAGGCAGCAGAATATGATAAAGCCGAAAGTTTCCATCTGAAGGACTGCATCGAATGTGGTTGTTGCAGCTATGTCTGTCCATCTGACATTCCATTAGTACAGTATTATCGTGTTGCTAAAGCAGCAATCCGCAAAAACCGCGAAGACAAACTGCATGCAGAGCACGCTAAAAAGCGCTTTGAAGCGCGCAGTTTGCGACTAGAGCAGGAAAAACAAGAGCGCGCTAGCAAAG
- the rsxA gene encoding electron transport complex subunit RsxA: MSDYLLLLIGTVLVNNFVLVKFLGLCPFMGVSSKLESAIGMSMATTFVLTLASILSYLVDQYLLQPFELGYLRTMAFILVIAVVVQFTEMVVQKTSASLYRALGIYLPLITTNCAVLGVALLNINEQHNFMQSAVYGFGAALGFSLVLILFSAMRERLAAADVPLPFKGGAIAMITAGLMSLAFMGFTGLVK, from the coding sequence ATGAGTGATTATCTGCTGTTGCTGATTGGCACCGTGCTGGTCAACAACTTTGTGCTGGTTAAATTCTTGGGACTTTGTCCATTCATGGGCGTGTCCAGTAAGCTGGAATCAGCAATAGGTATGTCGATGGCGACCACCTTTGTGCTGACGCTTGCCTCGATCCTCAGTTATCTGGTGGATCAGTATCTGCTGCAGCCGTTTGAATTGGGTTACCTGCGCACCATGGCCTTTATTCTGGTGATTGCAGTGGTGGTGCAATTCACTGAGATGGTGGTCCAGAAGACTTCTGCCAGCCTTTATCGCGCCTTAGGTATCTATCTTCCACTGATTACCACCAACTGCGCCGTTCTTGGGGTGGCACTGCTGAATATCAATGAACAACATAACTTTATGCAATCAGCCGTCTATGGTTTTGGTGCTGCACTCGGTTTTTCACTGGTATTAATTCTGTTTTCTGCCATGCGCGAGCGTCTGGCTGCGGCGGATGTCCCCTTACCTTTTAAAGGCGGTGCCATTGCCATGATCACTGCCGGTCTGATGTCACTGGCCTTTATGGGCTTCACCGGCCTGGTTAAGTAG
- the queC gene encoding 7-cyano-7-deazaguanine synthase QueC, whose product MSITQPKSTTPRKAIMVFSGGQDSTTCLIQALTQYDEVHAITFNYGQRHAHEIDIAKVLAHKLGATSHKVMDVGLLNELAISALTRDSIPVSTALMDNGLPNTFVPGRNILFLTLAGIYAYQLGAEAVITGVCETDYSGYPDCRHDFVRALESALVQGMDRPLRLVTPLMWLNKAETWALADKYGQLDLVRDETLTCYNGIEGSGCGQCPACKLRQHGLDEYLANKAAVQQQLASKSQNG is encoded by the coding sequence ATGAGCATAACACAGCCTAAATCCACAACTCCGCGTAAAGCCATTATGGTGTTCAGCGGTGGTCAGGACTCAACCACTTGTCTGATCCAAGCGCTAACCCAGTATGACGAAGTCCACGCGATAACTTTTAACTATGGTCAACGTCATGCCCATGAAATTGATATTGCCAAAGTACTGGCACACAAGCTCGGGGCAACCAGCCATAAAGTGATGGATGTTGGTCTGCTCAACGAACTGGCAATATCGGCACTCACTCGCGACAGCATCCCCGTTTCCACCGCGTTGATGGACAATGGCTTGCCTAATACCTTTGTCCCCGGACGCAATATTTTATTTCTGACTCTCGCCGGCATTTATGCCTATCAACTCGGGGCTGAAGCAGTGATTACCGGAGTTTGTGAAACAGACTATTCCGGCTACCCCGATTGCCGCCACGATTTTGTTCGAGCGCTGGAATCCGCATTAGTGCAAGGAATGGATAGACCACTGCGATTAGTCACACCGTTAATGTGGCTGAATAAAGCTGAAACTTGGGCCTTAGCAGATAAATACGGCCAGCTAGACTTGGTTCGGGACGAAACGCTCACCTGTTACAACGGCATTGAAGGCAGCGGTTGTGGCCAGTGCCCGGCGTGTAAACTGCGTCAACATGGCCTGGATGAATATCTGGCAAATAAAGCCGCTGTCCAACAACAGTTGGCTAGCAAGAGCCAAAACGGATGA
- the queE gene encoding 7-carboxy-7-deazaguanine synthase QueE: MLYPVNEVFETIQGEGVNTGLPSIFVRLQGCPVGCPWCDTRQTWEQFPENEVTPEQVLQTDGSVGRWAWYNSAALLAAFTAQAFSAKHVVLTGGEPCLFDLTELTQALNRAGYSTQLETSGTFEVKCSEATWVTVSPKIAMKGGLTVKPQALKRANEIKHPVATSTHIEQLDALLEGVDLTGKVVCLQPISQKPHATALAINTCIARNWRLSVQTHKYLQID, from the coding sequence ATGCTATATCCAGTTAATGAAGTATTTGAAACCATTCAAGGGGAAGGGGTCAATACGGGCTTGCCCTCCATTTTTGTCCGCTTGCAAGGGTGTCCGGTGGGCTGCCCTTGGTGCGATACTCGCCAAACTTGGGAACAGTTCCCTGAAAATGAAGTTACGCCAGAGCAAGTATTACAGACGGACGGCAGTGTAGGGCGTTGGGCTTGGTATAATAGTGCAGCATTACTCGCGGCTTTTACTGCCCAAGCTTTTTCAGCCAAACATGTGGTATTAACCGGTGGCGAGCCTTGCTTGTTTGACCTCACAGAACTCACCCAGGCATTAAATCGCGCTGGTTATAGCACCCAGCTAGAAACCAGTGGCACCTTTGAGGTGAAATGTAGTGAAGCCACTTGGGTGACTGTTTCGCCCAAAATCGCGATGAAAGGCGGGCTGACGGTAAAACCGCAAGCACTCAAACGTGCCAATGAGATCAAACATCCAGTAGCGACCTCAACACATATTGAACAGCTGGACGCGTTGCTTGAGGGGGTGGATTTGACCGGCAAAGTGGTATGTTTGCAGCCGATTAGTCAGAAACCGCATGCAACCGCGTTAGCGATTAACACCTGCATTGCTCGCAATTGGCGTCTGTCAGTGCAAACGCATAAATATTTGCAAATAGATTAA
- a CDS encoding VC2046/SO_2500 family protein has protein sequence MQSKPILLNELQLGTRLNHAIEENARGDFGLLLSMLSQDARDWPQFHLQDTLAVETQLRQQFELPPSQSLVGDLSQQSLADNAHYYLTDGPETFRLAEAMHPEPLVIRGKCSINTSEVLENCSLLERRRFAGETLPLLPEAPQLPELILQQRLAVARQQAA, from the coding sequence ATGCAATCCAAGCCAATACTGCTCAACGAACTACAACTGGGAACACGCCTTAACCATGCGATAGAAGAAAATGCGCGTGGTGACTTCGGCTTATTGCTGTCAATGTTGTCTCAGGATGCCCGTGATTGGCCACAGTTCCACCTGCAAGATACGTTGGCTGTCGAAACTCAGTTGCGCCAACAGTTTGAGTTGCCGCCATCACAGTCGTTAGTGGGGGATTTGAGTCAGCAATCTCTAGCCGATAATGCCCATTACTATCTCACCGATGGCCCCGAAACATTCCGCTTAGCCGAGGCGATGCACCCAGAACCGCTAGTGATCCGCGGCAAATGCTCAATAAATACCAGTGAAGTGCTGGAAAATTGCAGTTTGCTGGAGCGGCGGCGTTTTGCCGGTGAAACTCTACCTTTACTCCCAGAAGCCCCTCAATTACCTGAATTAATTCTGCAGCAGCGGTTAGCGGTTGCACGACAACAAGCAGCGTGA
- a CDS encoding DUF406 family protein → MKSIKEAQSDLVNDTCAECGSFVDIGAVVEETDVLLQLPFAGENAKADAEALAAKAKARFADVLVRLIAQDNGWLLQLEFGCSAEKMIFQLQNSLP, encoded by the coding sequence ATGAAAAGCATTAAAGAAGCGCAAAGCGATCTGGTCAATGATACCTGTGCTGAATGCGGTAGTTTTGTGGATATTGGCGCGGTAGTGGAAGAAACTGATGTTCTGCTGCAACTGCCTTTCGCTGGCGAAAATGCCAAAGCAGATGCCGAAGCGTTGGCCGCTAAAGCCAAAGCGCGGTTTGCTGATGTGCTGGTGCGGCTTATTGCACAAGACAACGGCTGGCTGTTGCAGCTTGAATTTGGTTGTAGCGCCGAAAAAATGATTTTCCAGTTACAAAACAGTTTGCCCTAA
- a CDS encoding SEC-C metal-binding domain-containing protein, producing the protein MPGAIAKRNELCICNSGRKFKHCCMNKI; encoded by the coding sequence ATTCCAGGTGCAATTGCCAAAAGAAATGAGCTGTGCATTTGCAACAGCGGCCGAAAATTCAAACACTGCTGCATGAATAAAATATAA
- a CDS encoding YybH family protein, protein MRIILITLTLLLSVVKLGWAANGNDADEVSLNQHYQQLIKAFAALDAQQLVTVYADDAAYIPEQQSVGIVTGKANIIELYQKFFERIRKRKAHIEVDFRLVKRLLKGNSATDVCYYLVRFYPPQKPKNR, encoded by the coding sequence ATGAGAATTATCCTGATAACGCTGACTTTACTGTTGTCTGTTGTAAAGTTAGGCTGGGCAGCTAATGGCAATGATGCCGATGAAGTGAGCCTTAATCAACATTATCAGCAGCTTATTAAAGCTTTTGCCGCTTTAGATGCTCAGCAATTAGTCACTGTCTATGCCGACGATGCGGCCTATATCCCAGAACAACAAAGCGTTGGCATCGTCACCGGTAAAGCAAACATTATTGAACTTTATCAAAAATTCTTTGAGCGTATTCGTAAGCGCAAAGCTCATATTGAAGTCGATTTTCGTTTGGTAAAAAGGTTGCTTAAAGGCAACTCGGCAACCGATGTTTGTTACTATTTAGTGCGTTTTTATCCCCCGCAGAAACCGAAGAACCGATAA
- the smrA gene encoding DNA endonuclease SmrA, which yields MNQNDMDLFKQEMADVVPLKQCHNVPTTGGFTTSAAQRARNAAAQSSEYLQRLPLELARIPPVKPDDMLSFKREGVQDAVFKNLRLGKYKVAAELDVHGMNVRQARDSLISFILQQQQRGARCLLLIHGKGHSNKPFPALIKSCVNYWLTQLDEVLAFHSAKREQGGYGALYLLLPKNEQQRLENREINRRGGHLR from the coding sequence ATGAATCAAAATGATATGGATTTATTTAAGCAAGAAATGGCAGATGTTGTGCCATTGAAACAGTGTCATAACGTGCCCACTACTGGCGGGTTTACAACTTCAGCTGCGCAACGGGCGCGGAACGCGGCGGCCCAGAGCAGCGAATATCTGCAGCGCCTGCCGTTAGAACTTGCTCGGATCCCTCCGGTAAAGCCTGACGATATGCTCAGTTTCAAACGTGAAGGCGTGCAGGATGCGGTGTTTAAGAATCTACGATTAGGTAAGTACAAGGTGGCGGCAGAGCTGGATGTTCATGGCATGAATGTGCGCCAGGCTCGTGACAGTTTAATCTCTTTTATCCTGCAACAGCAGCAGCGTGGTGCGCGCTGCCTACTGTTGATCCATGGCAAAGGTCATAGTAACAAACCCTTTCCAGCATTGATCAAATCCTGTGTGAATTATTGGCTGACCCAACTGGATGAAGTCCTGGCATTTCATAGTGCTAAACGGGAGCAGGGTGGTTATGGTGCGTTATACCTTCTGTTGCCAAAAAATGAACAGCAACGTTTGGAAAACCGTGAAATTAATCGCCGAGGCGGCCATTTGCGCTAA
- a CDS encoding acyl-CoA dehydrogenase, with product MTILLLLILVLVALFFVRDVRMQFVTKPVLAFFRKVLPPLSDTERQAMEAGDVWWEAELFRGKPNWDKLHDYGKPTLSSEEKAFIDNQVMTVLSMIDDYDIVNQRRDLPPELWDYFKREGFFALIIPKKYGGKGFSAYANSTIVSKIASRSLSAAVTVMVPNSLGPGELLTHYGTQEQKEHWLPALAKGEEIPCFALTGPEAGSDAGAIPDEGIVCRGKHNGEDVLGLKLTWNKRYITLAPVATVLGLAFKMKDPQGLLGDTVELGITCALIPTKHKGVKIGRRHDPLHMAFMNGTTQGKDVFIPLDWIIGGPQYAGKGWRMLVECLSAGRGISLPALATASGHLATKTTTAYAYIRKQFGLSIGQFEGVQEALARIIANTYQLEAARRLTTTGIDLKVKPSVVTAIAKYHMTELGRQVMNDAMDIQSGKGIQMGPKNYLAHGYMANPISITVEGANILTRSLMIFGQGATRCHPYVLAEMEAAGMSDETEALHRFDALLMGHIGYALRNAFASIGHALSGSYFAAAPVSGDTRRYYKQMSRMSAALAFITDIAMLVLGGDLKRKEMISARLGDVLSQLYLGSATLKLFEDHGRQFDELPVVKHAMETRLQLAAAALEGTIRNFPNRLLAWVMRLLVFPIGNWFKGPTDKLSSSVAASLQKPSPIRERLTFLCPDIAADKSGIAEVEAAFQAVYKCRDINAKIREAQKQGNLAKQQSLELLCDVAVEKGIINEDEKSRLLAADKLRINAINVDDFAKL from the coding sequence ATGACAATCCTGCTATTGCTTATCCTCGTGCTGGTAGCGCTGTTTTTTGTACGGGATGTACGAATGCAGTTTGTGACTAAGCCGGTACTCGCATTTTTCCGAAAAGTATTGCCACCTTTGTCTGATACTGAACGTCAGGCGATGGAAGCGGGTGATGTCTGGTGGGAGGCCGAGCTATTTCGCGGTAAGCCTAACTGGGACAAGCTGCACGATTATGGCAAGCCTACACTGTCATCCGAAGAAAAAGCCTTTATTGATAATCAGGTGATGACAGTTCTGAGCATGATTGATGATTATGACATCGTTAATCAACGGCGAGATCTGCCGCCTGAACTCTGGGATTATTTCAAACGTGAAGGCTTTTTTGCGTTGATCATTCCCAAGAAATATGGCGGTAAGGGCTTTTCTGCCTATGCTAATTCCACCATTGTCAGCAAAATAGCCAGTCGCAGTCTCAGCGCTGCGGTCACCGTGATGGTGCCTAACTCGCTTGGCCCCGGCGAACTGCTGACTCACTATGGAACGCAAGAGCAGAAGGAACATTGGTTACCCGCGTTGGCGAAAGGGGAGGAAATTCCTTGCTTTGCGCTGACGGGCCCAGAAGCAGGCTCGGATGCGGGCGCTATTCCCGACGAAGGCATTGTCTGCCGCGGTAAGCACAATGGTGAAGACGTCCTCGGCCTTAAGCTCACCTGGAATAAACGCTATATCACCTTGGCTCCCGTTGCCACTGTGCTTGGACTGGCATTCAAGATGAAAGATCCTCAGGGATTGTTAGGTGACACAGTAGAATTGGGGATTACTTGTGCCTTGATCCCCACCAAGCACAAAGGGGTCAAAATTGGTCGCCGCCATGACCCATTGCATATGGCCTTTATGAACGGCACCACCCAGGGTAAGGATGTTTTTATCCCGTTAGACTGGATTATTGGTGGCCCTCAATATGCCGGTAAAGGCTGGCGCATGTTAGTGGAATGCTTATCTGCTGGTCGTGGGATATCGCTGCCCGCTTTAGCGACAGCTTCTGGCCATTTGGCCACCAAAACCACTACAGCTTATGCTTATATCCGCAAACAATTTGGGTTGTCTATTGGGCAGTTTGAAGGGGTGCAGGAGGCTTTGGCGAGAATTATTGCCAACACTTATCAGCTGGAGGCCGCTCGGCGTTTGACTACCACAGGTATTGACTTAAAAGTGAAGCCTTCTGTGGTCACCGCGATTGCTAAATATCACATGACCGAGTTAGGCCGGCAGGTGATGAATGATGCAATGGATATTCAGTCCGGTAAGGGGATCCAGATGGGGCCTAAAAATTATCTGGCCCACGGTTATATGGCTAACCCGATTTCTATCACAGTTGAAGGTGCCAACATCCTAACTCGCAGCTTGATGATCTTCGGTCAAGGGGCAACGCGTTGCCATCCCTATGTCTTGGCCGAAATGGAAGCCGCGGGGATGAGTGATGAAACCGAAGCTCTCCACCGTTTTGATGCATTACTGATGGGACATATTGGTTACGCCTTGCGTAATGCTTTTGCCAGCATTGGTCACGCTCTGAGTGGTAGTTATTTTGCAGCAGCGCCCGTCAGTGGTGATACCCGCCGCTACTATAAGCAGATGTCGCGGATGTCAGCGGCGCTGGCTTTTATTACCGATATTGCCATGTTGGTACTCGGTGGCGATCTGAAGCGAAAAGAGATGATCTCGGCGCGATTGGGCGATGTGTTAAGTCAGCTGTATCTGGGTTCTGCCACGTTGAAATTATTTGAAGATCACGGACGGCAATTTGATGAACTTCCGGTAGTTAAACATGCGATGGAAACCCGTTTGCAATTGGCCGCGGCAGCACTGGAAGGCACTATTCGTAATTTCCCGAATAGACTTTTGGCTTGGGTAATGCGATTACTGGTGTTCCCTATCGGTAATTGGTTTAAAGGGCCGACGGATAAACTGAGTAGTAGTGTGGCTGCTAGTTTGCAAAAACCGTCACCGATCCGTGAACGTCTGACCTTCCTGTGTCCAGACATTGCTGCCGATAAAAGCGGTATTGCTGAGGTGGAAGCGGCATTCCAGGCGGTTTATAAGTGCCGTGACATCAATGCTAAAATCCGTGAAGCACAGAAACAGGGTAATTTGGCTAAACAGCAGTCTTTAGAGCTGTTGTGTGATGTTGCTGTAGAAAAAGGCATCATCAATGAAGATGAGAAATCGCGGTTACTGGCAGCAGACAAATTGCGCATTAACGCTATTAATGTAGATGATTTTGCGAAGTTATAA
- the pyk gene encoding pyruvate kinase — protein sequence MFRRTKIVTTLGPATDRDDNLRRIIAAGANVVRLNFSHGSAEDHIKRATDARNIAKELGVQIAILGDLQGPKIRVSTFKDNKVQLTLGQDFILDAELAKGEGDVHQVGIDYKELPDDVKVGDVLMLDDGRVQLQVTEVAGRKVHTKVTVAGPLSNNKGINKRGGGLSAAALTDKDKRDIITAAAIKVDYLAVSFPRSGADLTYARQLAQEAGSNALIVAKVERAEAVASDEAIDDVINASDAVMVARGDLGVEIGDPALVAVQKKLISRSRQLNKVVITATQMMESMITNPMPTRAEVMDVANAVLDGTDAVMLSAETAAGSFPEETVAAMARVCLGAEAHPSIRVSKHRLDQSFSTVEETIALATMYAANHLEAVKAIVALTESGATPKLMSRISSALPIFALTRHQRTLSAMALYRGVYPVEFDSALHAPDFLAQAALECLRDKGYIHSGDMVLMTKGDVMETIGGTNTCKVLIVP from the coding sequence ATGTTTCGCAGGACTAAAATTGTTACAACCCTAGGGCCAGCAACTGACCGTGATGATAACTTGCGCCGTATCATTGCCGCAGGTGCCAATGTTGTCCGCCTCAATTTTTCCCATGGCTCCGCAGAAGATCACATCAAACGCGCCACCGATGCCCGCAATATTGCTAAAGAACTCGGCGTACAAATTGCTATTCTGGGGGATCTACAAGGTCCCAAAATCCGCGTATCCACCTTTAAGGATAATAAAGTTCAGCTCACGCTCGGCCAGGATTTCATACTGGATGCCGAACTGGCTAAAGGTGAAGGAGATGTCCACCAGGTAGGTATTGACTATAAAGAACTGCCAGACGATGTGAAGGTTGGCGATGTTCTGATGCTGGATGATGGTCGAGTACAACTGCAAGTGACCGAGGTTGCCGGACGTAAAGTGCACACCAAAGTCACTGTTGCCGGGCCGCTTTCCAACAATAAAGGTATCAATAAACGTGGCGGCGGCTTGTCTGCGGCAGCACTCACCGATAAAGACAAACGCGATATTATTACCGCTGCCGCAATCAAAGTGGATTATCTGGCCGTTTCATTTCCGCGATCAGGTGCCGATCTGACATATGCTCGCCAGTTGGCACAAGAAGCCGGCAGTAATGCACTGATCGTTGCCAAAGTTGAACGTGCCGAAGCGGTCGCCTCAGATGAAGCCATCGACGATGTTATCAATGCCTCTGATGCTGTGATGGTCGCTCGTGGCGATTTAGGCGTGGAAATTGGTGATCCGGCACTGGTTGCCGTGCAGAAGAAACTTATCAGTCGTTCGCGCCAATTAAACAAAGTGGTGATTACCGCGACACAAATGATGGAATCGATGATCACCAATCCCATGCCAACGCGTGCCGAAGTTATGGATGTTGCCAACGCCGTACTGGATGGAACTGATGCAGTGATGCTGTCAGCAGAAACCGCCGCAGGTAGTTTCCCCGAAGAAACGGTAGCAGCAATGGCGCGCGTTTGCTTGGGAGCGGAAGCCCACCCCAGTATTCGCGTGTCTAAACATCGCTTAGATCAAAGCTTTAGCACAGTTGAAGAAACCATTGCGTTGGCCACTATGTATGCCGCCAACCATCTAGAAGCGGTCAAAGCCATTGTGGCGCTGACTGAGTCAGGTGCGACTCCTAAATTGATGTCGCGGATCAGTTCCGCATTGCCAATTTTTGCATTGACACGCCATCAGCGTACGTTATCGGCGATGGCCTTGTATCGTGGAGTGTACCCAGTTGAATTTGATTCTGCGCTACATGCACCAGATTTTCTGGCTCAAGCGGCGTTGGAATGCTTACGAGATAAAGGCTATATCCATAGTGGTGATATGGTACTGATGACCAAAGGCGACGTGATGGAAACCATTGGCGGTACCAATACCTGTAAAGTGCTGATCGTGCCTTAG
- the pgl gene encoding 6-phosphogluconolactonase, producing MLKETVFKSFDSKEQLEQQLADRIATALQAAIDSRGKASLVVSGGNTPIGLFDKLSRKVLDWSEVFITLADERWVDTESADSNEHLVRQHLLQHVAASAKFRGLKNMFATAAAGVAMTTEQLANIPRPFDVVVLGMGNDGHTCSWFPSAPVAELQQALTTDALLCATHPQAAAHARITLTRQAILGSRQIYLHLVGQQKLDVYHQALAADDIMEMPIRAILSQHKIPVDVYWAA from the coding sequence ATGCTGAAAGAAACGGTATTCAAATCTTTTGATTCAAAAGAACAACTGGAACAGCAACTTGCTGACCGTATCGCGACGGCGTTACAAGCAGCGATAGATAGTCGCGGCAAGGCTAGTTTAGTGGTGTCTGGTGGAAACACCCCCATTGGCCTGTTCGACAAGCTAAGCCGTAAAGTGCTGGACTGGAGCGAAGTGTTTATAACACTGGCTGATGAGCGTTGGGTAGATACCGAAAGTGCAGATTCCAATGAGCACTTGGTGCGTCAGCACCTGTTACAGCATGTAGCCGCCAGTGCCAAATTTCGTGGGTTGAAGAATATGTTTGCCACCGCAGCAGCTGGGGTGGCGATGACCACAGAGCAACTGGCGAATATTCCGCGTCCGTTTGATGTGGTGGTGTTAGGCATGGGAAATGACGGCCATACCTGTTCCTGGTTCCCTAGTGCGCCAGTGGCGGAACTACAACAAGCGTTGACTACAGACGCCCTGTTGTGTGCTACGCATCCACAAGCGGCAGCCCATGCGCGAATTACCTTAACTCGCCAAGCCATACTTGGTAGCCGCCAGATATACCTGCATCTGGTTGGGCAGCAAAAACTGGACGTTTACCATCAGGCGCTCGCGGCAGACGATATCATGGAAATGCCGATTAGGGCGATCCTGTCCCAGCACAAAATTCCCGTGGATGTGTACTGGGCCGCATAA